One region of Oryza sativa Japonica Group chromosome 5, ASM3414082v1 genomic DNA includes:
- the LOC4339150 gene encoding uncharacterized protein At5g19025 has product MADCRSLIEFLRAFEHRHRHHAAAASTDSAACGTAPARPRRGSSPRRGRRRLFTSLCDHSAMAAVDAVALLAVVSALAFLVTPYVRMVAAEVGGLVSDLDAAGVASSYYAPFAAAGAGAAIAAVAGVVAWDAVGHRARRCGKPRCRGLRKAVEFDIQLETEECVRGQQQRLLPLPGGRAALLAAAGARPVQLGDAHRELEAELRKMAPPNGRTVLIFRSPCGCPKGRMEVWGAKKVRRIKK; this is encoded by the coding sequence atggCGGATTGCCGCAGCCTCATCGAGTTCCTCCGCGCCTTcgagcaccgccaccgccaccacgccgccgccgcctccacggacTCCGCCGCCTGCGGCACCGCGCccgcccgcccccgccgcgggtCGTCGccgcggagggggaggcggaggctgtTCACGTCCCTCTGCGACCACTCCGCGATGGCGGCGGTCGACGCGGTGGCGCTGCTGGCCGTCGTCTCCGCGCTCGCGTTCCTCGTCACGCCCTACGTCAGGATGGTGGCGGCCGAGGTCGGGGGCCTGGTGTCCGACCTCGACGCGGCGGGGGTGGCGTCGTCGTACTACGCGCCGTtcgccgcggcgggcgccggGGCGGCGATCGCGGCCGTGGCGGGTGTGGTGGCGTGGGACGCCGTGGGGCACCGGGCGCGGAGGTGCGGGAAGCCCCGGTGCCGCGGGCTGCGCAAGGCGGTGGAGTTCGACATCCAGCTCGAGACGGAGGAGTGCGTCCGCGGCCAGCAGCAGCGCCTGCTCCCGCTCCCCGGGGGACGCGCCGCGCTTCTCGCGGCCGCCGGGGCGCGCCCCGTCCAGCTCGGCGACGCGCACCGCGAGCTCGAGGCGGAGCTCAGGAAGATGGCGCCGCCCAACGGCCGCACCGTGCTCATCTTCCGCTCGCCGTGCGGGTGCCCCAAGGGGAGGATGGAGGTCTGGGGCGCCAAGAAGGTGCGCCGGATCAAGAAGTAG
- the LOC4339151 gene encoding myb-related protein 2 isoform X1: MYHQHQGRSDLFTTRTSFPMERHLFLHGGNTQGDSGLVLSTDAKPRLKWTPELHQRFVDAVNQLGGAEKATPKTVMRLMGIPGLTLYHLKSHLQKYRLSKNLQGQANVGTTKNALGCTGVADRIPGTSALAMASASAIPQAEKTIQIGEALQMQIEVQRQLNEQLEVQRHLQLRIEAQGKYLQAVLEQAQETLGKQNLGPASLEDAKIKISELVSQVSNECLSNAVTEIRESSSIHRLEPRQIQFVESSANNCLTAAEGFKEHRLQNHGVLKAYDDSTLFCRKQSQDQESQYSLNRSLSERRMGHLYSGKQYHKSEGSDSDTEVLHEYITPQKNGGGSTTSSTSGSKEINVEKLYLDEPSCKRQTVDYQRESKLLDFDQQSSGKNLDLNTHNIDDNDQGYRHFDLNGFSWS; the protein is encoded by the exons ATGTATCACCAACATCAGGGTCGGAGTGACCTCTTCACTACTAGGACATCCTTTCCAATGGAGCGGCATCTGTTTCTGCATGGAGGAAATACACAAGGAGATTCTGGGCTGGTTCTCTCAACTGACGCTAAACCTAGGTTGAAATGGACACCTGAGTTGCATCAGCGATTTGTAGATGCAGTTAATCAATTAGGTGGAGCAGAGA AAGCTACTCCAAAAACAGTCATGAGGCTCATGGGCATTCCAGGACTCACCTTATACCATCTGAAAAGCCATCTCCAG AAATACAGGCTCAGTAAGAATCTCCAAGGTCAAGCTAATGTTGGGACAACAAAGAATG CCCTTGGATGTACAGGTGTTGCTGATAGGATTCCTGGAACAAGTGCATTAGCGATGGCCAGTGCAAGCGCCATTCCACAGGCAGAGAA AACTATTCAAATCGGTGAAGCACTACAGATGCAAATTGAGGTGCAGAGGCAGCTAAATGAACAACTTGAG GTACAACGGCATCTACAGCTGCGGATAGAAGCCCAAGGGAAGTATCTGCAGGCAGTTCTTGAGCAAGCTCAAGAGACCCTTGGGAAGCAGAACTTGGGCCCTGCAAGCCTGGAagatgcaaaaataaaaatatcagaACTGGTCTCACAAGTTTCAAATGAATGTCTCAGCAACGCAGTTACAGAAATAAGAGAAAGTTCAAGTATACACAGACTAGAGCCAAGGCAAATCCAGTTTGTTGAAAGTTCAGCCAATAACTGTTTGACTGCAGCTGAAGGATTCAAGGAGCATAGGCTACAAAACCACGGGGTACTCAAAGCATATGATGATAGTACATTATTTTGCCGAAAACAGTCCCAAGATCAAGAATCTCAATATTCCCTTAACAGAAGCTTAAGTGAGCGTAGAATGGGTCATCTGTATAGCGGTAAACAGTATCACAAATCAGAGGGAAGTGACAGTGATACAGAGGTTCTACATGAGTATATCACGCCTCAAAAGAATGGCGGAGGCAGCACAACCAGTTCAACATCAGGAAGCAAAGAAATAAATGTAGAGAAGCTATATCTTGATGAACCAAGCTGCAAAAGACAAACAGTTGACTATCAAAGAGAAAGCAAGCTACTAGATTTTGATCAACAAAGTTCAGGGAAGAATCTTGATCTAAATACTCACAATATAGATGATAACGATCAAGGTTATAGACATTTTGACTTGAACGGCTTCAGCTGGAGTTGA
- the LOC4339151 gene encoding myb-related protein 2 isoform X2, whose protein sequence is MYHQHQGRSDLFTTRTSFPMERHLFLHGGNTQGDSGLVLSTDAKPRLKWTPELHQRFVDAVNQLGGAEKATPKTVMRLMGIPGLTLYHLKSHLQKYRLSKNLQGQANVGTTKNGVADRIPGTSALAMASASAIPQAEKTIQIGEALQMQIEVQRQLNEQLEVQRHLQLRIEAQGKYLQAVLEQAQETLGKQNLGPASLEDAKIKISELVSQVSNECLSNAVTEIRESSSIHRLEPRQIQFVESSANNCLTAAEGFKEHRLQNHGVLKAYDDSTLFCRKQSQDQESQYSLNRSLSERRMGHLYSGKQYHKSEGSDSDTEVLHEYITPQKNGGGSTTSSTSGSKEINVEKLYLDEPSCKRQTVDYQRESKLLDFDQQSSGKNLDLNTHNIDDNDQGYRHFDLNGFSWS, encoded by the exons ATGTATCACCAACATCAGGGTCGGAGTGACCTCTTCACTACTAGGACATCCTTTCCAATGGAGCGGCATCTGTTTCTGCATGGAGGAAATACACAAGGAGATTCTGGGCTGGTTCTCTCAACTGACGCTAAACCTAGGTTGAAATGGACACCTGAGTTGCATCAGCGATTTGTAGATGCAGTTAATCAATTAGGTGGAGCAGAGA AAGCTACTCCAAAAACAGTCATGAGGCTCATGGGCATTCCAGGACTCACCTTATACCATCTGAAAAGCCATCTCCAG AAATACAGGCTCAGTAAGAATCTCCAAGGTCAAGCTAATGTTGGGACAACAAAGAATG GTGTTGCTGATAGGATTCCTGGAACAAGTGCATTAGCGATGGCCAGTGCAAGCGCCATTCCACAGGCAGAGAA AACTATTCAAATCGGTGAAGCACTACAGATGCAAATTGAGGTGCAGAGGCAGCTAAATGAACAACTTGAG GTACAACGGCATCTACAGCTGCGGATAGAAGCCCAAGGGAAGTATCTGCAGGCAGTTCTTGAGCAAGCTCAAGAGACCCTTGGGAAGCAGAACTTGGGCCCTGCAAGCCTGGAagatgcaaaaataaaaatatcagaACTGGTCTCACAAGTTTCAAATGAATGTCTCAGCAACGCAGTTACAGAAATAAGAGAAAGTTCAAGTATACACAGACTAGAGCCAAGGCAAATCCAGTTTGTTGAAAGTTCAGCCAATAACTGTTTGACTGCAGCTGAAGGATTCAAGGAGCATAGGCTACAAAACCACGGGGTACTCAAAGCATATGATGATAGTACATTATTTTGCCGAAAACAGTCCCAAGATCAAGAATCTCAATATTCCCTTAACAGAAGCTTAAGTGAGCGTAGAATGGGTCATCTGTATAGCGGTAAACAGTATCACAAATCAGAGGGAAGTGACAGTGATACAGAGGTTCTACATGAGTATATCACGCCTCAAAAGAATGGCGGAGGCAGCACAACCAGTTCAACATCAGGAAGCAAAGAAATAAATGTAGAGAAGCTATATCTTGATGAACCAAGCTGCAAAAGACAAACAGTTGACTATCAAAGAGAAAGCAAGCTACTAGATTTTGATCAACAAAGTTCAGGGAAGAATCTTGATCTAAATACTCACAATATAGATGATAACGATCAAGGTTATAGACATTTTGACTTGAACGGCTTCAGCTGGAGTTGA
- the LOC4339151 gene encoding myb-related protein 2 isoform X4, giving the protein MYHQHQGRSDLFTTRTSFPMERHLFLHGGNTQGDSGLVLSTDAKPRLKWTPELHQRFVDAVNQLGGAEKATPKTVMRLMGIPGLTLYHLKSHLQKYRLSKNLQGQANVGTTKNGVADRIPGTSALAMASASAIPQAEKTIQIGEALQMQIEVQRQLNEQLEVRYNGIYSCG; this is encoded by the exons ATGTATCACCAACATCAGGGTCGGAGTGACCTCTTCACTACTAGGACATCCTTTCCAATGGAGCGGCATCTGTTTCTGCATGGAGGAAATACACAAGGAGATTCTGGGCTGGTTCTCTCAACTGACGCTAAACCTAGGTTGAAATGGACACCTGAGTTGCATCAGCGATTTGTAGATGCAGTTAATCAATTAGGTGGAGCAGAGA AAGCTACTCCAAAAACAGTCATGAGGCTCATGGGCATTCCAGGACTCACCTTATACCATCTGAAAAGCCATCTCCAG AAATACAGGCTCAGTAAGAATCTCCAAGGTCAAGCTAATGTTGGGACAACAAAGAATG GTGTTGCTGATAGGATTCCTGGAACAAGTGCATTAGCGATGGCCAGTGCAAGCGCCATTCCACAGGCAGAGAA AACTATTCAAATCGGTGAAGCACTACAGATGCAAATTGAGGTGCAGAGGCAGCTAAATGAACAACTTGAGGTGAG GTACAACGGCATCTACAGCTGCGGATAG
- the LOC4339151 gene encoding myb-related protein 2 isoform X3, with the protein MYHQHQGRSDLFTTRTSFPMERHLFLHGGNTQGDSGLVLSTDAKPRLKWTPELHQRFVDAVNQLGGAEKATPKTVMRLMGIPGLTLYHLKSHLQKYRLSKNLQGQANVGTTKNALGCTGVADRIPGTSALAMASASAIPQAEKTIQIGEALQMQIEVQRQLNEQLEVRYNGIYSCG; encoded by the exons ATGTATCACCAACATCAGGGTCGGAGTGACCTCTTCACTACTAGGACATCCTTTCCAATGGAGCGGCATCTGTTTCTGCATGGAGGAAATACACAAGGAGATTCTGGGCTGGTTCTCTCAACTGACGCTAAACCTAGGTTGAAATGGACACCTGAGTTGCATCAGCGATTTGTAGATGCAGTTAATCAATTAGGTGGAGCAGAGA AAGCTACTCCAAAAACAGTCATGAGGCTCATGGGCATTCCAGGACTCACCTTATACCATCTGAAAAGCCATCTCCAG AAATACAGGCTCAGTAAGAATCTCCAAGGTCAAGCTAATGTTGGGACAACAAAGAATG CCCTTGGATGTACAGGTGTTGCTGATAGGATTCCTGGAACAAGTGCATTAGCGATGGCCAGTGCAAGCGCCATTCCACAGGCAGAGAA AACTATTCAAATCGGTGAAGCACTACAGATGCAAATTGAGGTGCAGAGGCAGCTAAATGAACAACTTGAGGTGAG GTACAACGGCATCTACAGCTGCGGATAG